Sequence from the Equus caballus isolate H_3958 breed thoroughbred chromosome 6, TB-T2T, whole genome shotgun sequence genome:
GTCCACTCTGCTGGCGCCCTACCATGCCCTGCGGCTGTGGGCCAGGCCCCAGGTCGGAGGGGCCTGGACGCtcggggtggggctgggctgccTGCTGCTGGCTGCCCACACTGCGGTGCTCGGCATCCTCCCGGTCCATGTGGCCGTGGACTATCAGCTCCCGCCGGCCTCCCGCTGCGTCCTGGTCTTTGAGCAGGTGATGGGGGTGCCCCTGTGAGGGAGGGCGTTCGATATAGGATTGGCGGGGGAGGAGCCGGTCACTGGGGCCAGAGTCCGTTGTGAGGGCTTTGAGCTAACCAGCAGGCTCCAAGGAAATGTAAACGAAACGAGCGCTGCTTTGCAAATAGAATCGGACTCCACAGAGTCACAAGGGGTTTGTTGGGTGGGGGCTCCAGCCTGGCCTTTCCTGTAGCGCTTTACCCTCGATTCATCACAGCTGCCATCGTGTTAGGCTGCAAGGCAATCcgacaaaaagataaaatataggCTCTGCCCATACAGGTTTTACAATCTGCCAACTTCTCTCCCGTAAAcgaaagcacagagaggttaagtgatttgcgcAAAGCTACACAGCAACTTAACCTCCCTTCCACTCCATGTCAGGTCAGGTTCCTGATGAAAAGCTACTCCTTCCTGAGAGAGGCTGTGCCTGGGACCCTTTGTGCCAGAGGAGGTGAGGTCTTCGGCTTACCAAGCTGTGAACTCAGTTGCAGAATCCTCATAGAAGCTCTGAATTCCTAAGCCCATGTTCCCCACTGGGCACAGCTCTGGCCTCCAGCGGGGCTCTGGGGGCATTAGACATGAGGCTTTCCCTGGGCTCACCTCTGAGAGAGGCACTTCTGTTGCCCAGAAGTTCTGGCACTTTCCTATCTCCAGTTCTAGCCTGGAAAGACCCAGGGCATGAGAACCTTATGTTAGGAAGTCAAaacagaaagagagggagaatgggCGGTGGAACTTGTGGGCCCAAAGGAAGCTTGGGCCCTAGCAGGTCCTGCACCAGGAGATGGGGTGCCTGGAATGGAAGCAAAGAGGGGCGTTAGAGAGCGGGTTCAGCTCCTGCCCGGTCTcacccccccacctccagccccaacatccagcccctctccccccgCAACCGCACCTCTGCCCCCTCCAGCTCTCCACCCCCCGTCCCACCGCCCTTCCCCAGCCACCCGCTGCCTCTGCCTTCCCCCTTCTCTGATGGACCCCTCTCACTCCTCCCCAGGCGAGGGGATCCGGGCCCCCAGTTTCTCCAGCTACCTCTACTTCCTCTTCTGCCCCACGCTCATCTACAGGGAGACTTACCCCAGGTAAGACCCGGCACCCCTTCCCCAAATGCCCAGACCCATCATGGGGtgcacctcctcctctcctccctgaggTCCCCAgtctctcaccagacactggCCACTTTCCCAGGAAGCATCCCATCATAAACATGGGAAATAAGTGGCAGGTGGATTACCCCTCCTCCTTGCCCAGCCCATGGTGACAGGAGGGTGACCAACTGTCAAGGTTTGCCCGGGGCTGTCCCGGTTTCAGCACTGAAAAGCTTAAGTTCTAGGACACGCCTCAGTCCGGAGCAAACTCCAGATGGTTGGTCACTTTAGTTGATACCCAAGCTGAAAATCCATTTGCCATCTCTGTTATGGAAGGGGCAGTGTTCTAGATCCCCACCTCCCCAGAAAATCCGCCCAGGCCTGGGCAATGGAGGGCGCtgtggagagaggggctggaagcTGTGCCAGGCCTGCGCAGGGGACGAGAAACATGTAACCCCATTGCCACTGCAGGACCCCCAACGTCAGGTGGAATTATGTGGCCAAGAACTTCGCGCAGGTCAGAAGATGGGGTGGAAGGGTGGATCACCTGTGAGTCACGGTGGCTGCAGGGCATTAATGGGAGTGAGGTGGGGAACGCCCGGGGAGGAGGTCAGAGGGTGGTGCTAAGAGAAGACGCAGATGCTGGGCCAGAGTCCCATTCCAGAGGGAAGGGACAGCTGCCAAAGTTATGGCCAAGTTCCGTGTCCGCCGCCCCATGTTCTCTgtctcccactccctccccaggccctgggctgcgTCCTCTCTGCCTGCTTCATCCTGGGCCGCCTCTGTGTTCCTGTCTTTGCCAACATGAGCCAGGAACCCTTCAGCACCCGTGCCCTGGTGCTCTCTATCATGCATGCCATGTTGCCAGGTACGCCCACTAAAGGCAGGACTCAAGAAGGCTGCACCCTTGGTAGGCTTAGTGGGGACCCCCTCCTCTGTCGCCTCTCTTTACCTTCAGTCAGTTTCAACACGTTCTCCCTCTGAATCTCCCCTCACATCTGTGCCCTCCTATCACTGCTCGCTGTCAGGGACTCAGTTCAGGTTGCTATCTTCTCCCCTCTCCACATCAGCCTCCTGTCTCCCTACCACCCAAATGCTTGCTCTCCCCTCCGCCCCTGATCTTGCTGCCCAGATGAGCTGCCCTCCTACAGATTAATCATTCCCTACCCTCTTTCAAAAACTCTGGTGGCGCCCCATCGCTGGCATCTCCAGATAAGAGTCGAACCCTTGGCCTGGCATTCAAGGACCCGTCCCACAAAGCCCTAGCCTATTAACGGGAGTTCTCATCCTAGTGCAGCTCAGCTGTTCCTTGAAAGGCGTGCATTTCCATGCCTCCGGGCCTTTGCTCATACTGGTCCCTCAGCTTGGACCGCCGTTTCCCCATTTCCCAGCTGTGAAATCCAGTTTCTTCTTGGAGGCCCGTGGCTGAAATGCtccctcctctaggaagccttccttTTTATCCATCCATCACGATGACCCACCCCTTGCTCTGCACTCCCAAGCATATCAATGGCCACCATGCTTAGCTCCCAATACATTTGCGCTTGATGTGTGGTTGAAcatgtctctctgtctccatctctgcctttctctctctcctctctctctctccaacctcTCTGTGAACTCCCAATGGCCAGGGGCTTTGagattcatctctgtatccccaaCATCTGGCATGGATTTTGTGAGCAaatggatgaattaatgaattagtAAATGACTAATAAATAATTGGTAAGAGGTGGGGCCCTGGGTGCTAGGCGAGGGCTCCTCAGAGTTTCCTGGGGGTTCCTGGTGGGCCAGTCTGACCTGCAGCCCCTTGTCCCTATTTGCCAGGcgtcttcatgctgctgctcattttctttgccttcctccACTGCTGGCTCAACGCCTTCGCGGAGATGCTACGGTTTGGAGACAGGATGTTCTACCGGGTGGGGCCTGGACCTGGGCCGTTTGGGAGTTGGATGCAGGAGGGCCGGAGAGGAACTGGGGGAGGATGGTGACTGTGTTGGGTGTCGCTTCAGCTGTGCTATCATTCTCCCGCAAGGAGAAATGTGCTCCTCTGGGTGTAGTTATGCCAACCCTCCACCTCCTGATCACCGGGCTAGCTGCCTTTGTGTGGATGGTACTCAGGAATCTTCTCCTGAGCGGGGGAGTAGGAAGGAGGGACCCCAGCTCCCCAGAGGGAGCGGGGGGCAGTGCTCGCCAGCCTTTGTGGGAGAGCATGGGACAGGGTGCAGGGAACAGGGGggagggctggggcctgggaagaGCCAGTACCTTGatgcttccctccttcccccaacccTGACCCCATCCCTGTCCCAGGACTGGTGGAACTCTACGTCCTTCTCCAACTACTACCGCACGTGGAACGTGGTGGTCCACGACTGGCTGTACAGCTACATATATCAGGATGGGCTGCGGGTACGGGCTCTGCGGACCCCCTCAGCTCCCATTAAGGAGCCTCTCTGGGacagcctctccttccctccctctgcacCCTTTCCAGACTGAGGGGCCCCCTTGACTTCCGTCTGCCTCCATTCTACCCTACCCAATGGGTGGAAAAGCCTTCTTATGATCTAACTTCCTCCCTTACCCTTAACTCCACTCCCTCCATGGGGCATTTCTCCCCTTCTTAGCCTTCTAAGGAACATGCATATAGCAATTTCAGTTCTCAAGAGTTTTCACATGCATTTAATCTGCACAGTAACCCTGAGAAATAAGTATTATTATGCCCCTTTTCAAAATTCCATCTAAGGCCTAATGGGCTAATAAAATGCCCTTAAATAAGATTGATGTCAGCCCTTCTGACCCCAAATCCCATATTCCTTCCATTCCCCCACACACCCTCCTGGCTTCCTTTGCGAGGGAGCTCTTTGCGGAGGAGTCTCTGAGAGACTCACTCCACCtgcctccctctggccctgccagcTGCTCGGAGGCCGGGCCCGAAGGATGGCCATGCTGGGCGTGTTCCTGGTCTCTGCAGTGGTCCATGAGTACATCTTCTGCTTTGTCTTGGGGTTCTTCTACCCCGTCATCCTGATGCTCTTCCTTGTCTTTGGAGGTGAGCTTGGCCTCTGTGCCACTGGAGGGGGAGCCATCCAGAGGGAGGAGGCCTGGGCTCCTGCTCCTGGAGATTCCAGACTGATGGGGGAGGCCACACACCCAAGACAGAAGGGGATGTGCATGCCTTCTGGGGAGAGGCATGAGGGTTGTGAGAGTTGGGGTGGGACAGACTTGGGAACAGGGAGCGGAGCAGCATCGGGAAGCAGTAAGGGGTATCCTGGGGGATGTGGGAGAAGATGTCTGATTGGAGAGGAGCATCTGAGCAGGGCACCCTTAGAAGGAGACAGAAGGGTGAAGACTGGTGTGGGGTTCGGTGGTTCAGTATGAGATCCAGGGTATTAAACTGTAAACTGAGGAATCCTGGTTTTACAGGAGCCACTTGAGACCTCCCTGGGTTTCTAGGCACCCCAATGGTGCCTTCCTGTTCCGTCTCTTCCCAGTGCCCTGGGATGGTAGGGCAGCCAAGGAGAGAAGGCACAGGTGTCTGGAGCTGGGGTGACAAGCTTTCCTCTTGCACCAGGGCTGCTGAACTTCACGATGCATGACCGGCACACGGGCCCGGCATGGAACGTGCTAATGTGGACCATCCTCTTTCTGGGCCTGGGCATCCAGGTTAGCCTGTACTGCCAGGAGTGGTATGCACAGCGGCACTGCCCCCCGGCCCAGGTAAGGGACCATGACCCTCACTCCGCTCCCCACCCAAGAGGACATGCTTGCCCTTCCCAAAGCTAGCCCCCTATTGTTGCCCAATTCAACAGCCTTGGTCAGGGGCCAGGACCTGGTTTGAGGGTGATGGGTACCCATGTCCTGGATGCTCAGGGTTGGTACTGGGAGGGAATTATTTCACAACTCACCCTTCTTTGGCACAGACAACCTTCTGGGGGCTGATGATACCTCGATCTTGGTCCTGCCATACCTAGAGGTCAGGGCACCCTCACTGCCCCGATGATACCACCAAGTTCTTCTCTGCCTGCAAAGCCTGGGACCAGGGCTCCTCTCTCTGCGCTCCCAGACCTCACTCTGAGTCAAGGAGGCCTGGCATGCATGACCCCACCAGCGAGCTCTAGAGACTGAGGTCTGTGGACCTGTGGGCAGCTGAGCACAGACCCAGAGCAGTGGTGGCTCTTGAGCCCCCATCCCCATGGAGTGGGCCCAGGGCCCTCTCCACCCCATGGCTGTCCGGACTTGGGGAGACTTGAAGGACCATACAGATTGGGTGAATGTGGGGTGATTTACAGAAAATGGGGCCACCAAGTTCTGAGaagtgtttgtttctttctttatcctcCTTCCAATATAATAATAaactctttgtctctttttattcattcatttgttcattcattcattcatcatttgtCGAAGGCCCTCTTTTCACAGACATAACTGAAGAGTTGTGTCTGCAGAGGTAAGACTTTGTGGCAGGAGGGGCTTAGGGTCTTGGGTGACATCCTGCCTTGCCTTTTCTGTGCCACCCACCTCTCCCCAAAACCTGGCCTCACCCCCCTCCTTCCACTTCTACTCCTTCTTCAGCTCACATTTCCACACCCCTTGAATCCTTCTGCTCCTGGCAGCCTCTGGGACATTTGGACAGGGCACACAGCAGGCCTCCTCTCCTTCAGCAGACCTGGGGGGGGGGCCTCAGTCTCCACAGCTAGAAAATGGACGTTAAATTTAGGAGTGTCCTGATGTACGGGGACAGAAGGTCCAAGTATTCTTATTCAGAACCATTCCAGAAACCAGACTATGTGGTCACTCCAAGGGGAGGGTCATCTCTGTGCTCCCTACATGGGTCCCCCACCTAACGTGGTGCTGGGGAGACACCGGGATCAGGAAAGGGGGAACATTAGCCCCAGGCGGACTGAGGACCAAACAAACCAGGATCCCTACGGTGGGACCCTGAGATgggggatctttttttttttttacatgttaaCAGTATGATTGGATATCTTTTCATGTCAATAATATAGatctatttcatcatttttaattaCTGCATGATATTACATTCCATGTCTATACTATAATTTACATAACTAATTACATACATTTcaattgtttccaatattttgctctTATAAACAATTCTGTGATAAGCTTCtttgtgtacatatacacatctTTGTGCATTTTCCTGAGGGAATTTTCTAGAAGCAGAATTATTGGAACATTGGGTGGTATTACTCCAAATTTTGTGCACATTGCCAAACTTCCATCTAGAAAGTTCCTATGAATTTACAGTGTATGATATTGCCATTTCCCCGCCCCCTTGTCGATACAAGGTTTTgtcaacttatttatttttgccaatctgataagcAGAAAATTatgtctattttctttattttgcattATGATCActactttaaaaattgaatatattttcctATGTGTACcaaccatttttatttaatatgttatctacttttaatagactttattgtttagagcagttttagattcaccaCAAAATTGAGTGAAAAtccagagatttcccatataccccctacCCCCACACATGTACAAAACCTCCCCCATTCTCAACATCCCCACC
This genomic interval carries:
- the SOAT2 gene encoding sterol O-acyltransferase 2 — protein: MKPRAARPRKREGQRGEQEDPPAGEGNTETHRGSDLVQWTRHMEAVKTQLLEQAQGQLLELLDRAMWEAIQSYPPQGRPLSSIPPDSLSKTREPALEKRKVFVIRKSLLDELMEVQHFRTIYHVFIAGLCVFIINTLAIDFIDEGRLMLESDLLIFSFGQLPLALMTWLPMFLSTLLAPYHALRLWARPQVGGAWTLGVGLGCLLLAAHTAVLGILPVHVAVDYQLPPASRCVLVFEQVRFLMKSYSFLREAVPGTLCARGGEGIRAPSFSSYLYFLFCPTLIYRETYPRTPNVRWNYVAKNFAQALGCVLSACFILGRLCVPVFANMSQEPFSTRALVLSIMHAMLPGVFMLLLIFFAFLHCWLNAFAEMLRFGDRMFYRDWWNSTSFSNYYRTWNVVVHDWLYSYIYQDGLRLLGGRARRMAMLGVFLVSAVVHEYIFCFVLGFFYPVILMLFLVFGGLLNFTMHDRHTGPAWNVLMWTILFLGLGIQVSLYCQEWYAQRHCPPAQTTFWGLMIPRSWSCHT